cctaatattaatttttgtgtATGTAGTCTATcatatagtttttattttttattatggtAACAATGACCAAACACACTCTGTTTTACTCAGAGGCcttatatttttgctttttgTTGTTGGGCGATATGCCCCAATGCACTCTGTCCTCCTTATCGATTAATCTTATCGTGGTATTGGAAGAATTTTTGGTCGAATCTTTGACTCTTATGGTTCTAATTTTCACCGTTGCTTGCTTTGAATGAAACTTCTACCTCCCAGTTTTGGATTTTATCTTAGACCTTTACTTGAATGTGGAAAATGGAAGGTAGAAAGTAGGGAGTGTAAATGAAAGGTTGgattgtttattttctcattttttacaCAGCAGAGAAGGCAGATAATCAAAGGATTGAAAAGTAATTTCAATTCTATTGCATAGGACTGAAAATCAAGGTATAGAATATTTATGATTAATGcccatcaataatttttttaagcaaaagatAATAGTGTAAACAAACTTTGTAAACCCCATCTGATGAAATCTATAGTTGGTTTTGTAATTATTCACAATGCTGTTCATGTTGTTTGGACTATTGGCATTGCATTTGCGTCAAAACGACAGCTGGTTTTGTATGAAATCGTAAATGAAAAAATTCGTTCCGATAGATTCTACCTCCTAATTAAGAAATATgttgatttataatttaatatccAAATACAATTTATATTAACTTTTACCCCTTTTCTTATATTTCTAGCATGTCCGGCCTACATGATCTATGGAACAACTACACTTCTGTTTCTGGTGTTAGTTGAAAATCCTTTTGGTTGTTTCCTTATGTGAATTAATCCGATCTGTCTGTTGCACTCTAAGATGTCTAATCCCAATCTGTGACACTTGATGTTCAATTGGATTGGTTCTATCATAGATCTTGAAAAAATAAGAACTGAAAATTTTCATCTCagtaaattataatatatatccaTATGAAATGAATAGAATTTTCAGCTAACTGGTTCTCTATGGGATAGATGTTTTTCTTTGCTGCTTGTTTTTTTTAATCGATGTTTGTGTATTCTTTCCTAGTTTTCCTTGTATTTTATAGTCCTGTGTACAAAATTTAGTTCAAGCATGCGGATATATTTCAGGTTTCTTTCTTCTGGTGatttattatttgttgttgttaactCAGAGCACACAGCTTTATTCAAAGAGAAGCTCTATTGTTGACATGAGTGAAACTGGCAGAAAGCGCTCTTCAAAGTGGGATTTGAGTGATGAACACAGGCAAATGCGATCTGGGTGGTCCTCTGCAGATGTTGCTGGTAACAATAGTTCAAAATGGGCTTATTCGGAAGGAAATGATAAATTAAGACCTGTTATGGGATATTCATCAAAAGAATCTTTTTCTGGAGGCAGAGGTTCATATGAGGATGATGCTATGAATGAAGACCATAGAATTTTGGATACAAGAAGAGAATGGAACACTGATGGAAGTTACAGCAAGAAAAGGTCTCCTTGGCAAGAGGAATGGGAACCAAAGAGACGCAGTCAATCTCCAATAAATGGTTGGAACAGGTCAGTCTGGTTTTATTTTCTGAGTATTGATACTGACAGAagctttatatattttttcgtATTTTACTGATGGTTTGTTGTGGGACCATGACTCTAGAGAAACTTTATTGTGTATATTTTAATATAGTAATGTTCAGAAAGTCCAAATAATATCCACTTTTTTCCTTCTAAAGCGCTTGCATTTTATTGGAGAAGCTGTGCACCCTCAGGACCGTGCTCTGGCACCTGCGAGCCCTCAGTAGTATTGTTGAGATCTAATGGAAAAATGAGTTACTACTCAATAGTAATTCTTTTTTGGTTCAAGGACGTTTTAAAGATATCATAGACATTTTTTTCAGCTACTTTTCTTTATTGCAAACACCTGATGCATGCTGGCAATCATGACGATTGGATACTTCATGAAAGATCATGTGATATCTATTTGATCTTGAAATTCACACATCTAGTGATGTTATCTTATGTTTAAATTCACTATGTAGGAATTGCAGAAATTGTATTTCTTAGTAAAAGAATGAGATTACAAGGCAATATATACACTATACACAAATGGGCTTCTGGACCCAATACCTCAAACCTAGTAGTCTAACAGTTATATCTTCCCGACTAAAACAACAGTTTTATCTTCTTGAGTAAAGCTCAGAAGGTGCAGTTTTAAAGACACCATTTATCATTTATCTATTATGCCACGTTCTGCTTCTTTATTTTGGAGGATGCATTCCATGTCTGTATTTGTGTTGAAGAGCTTTTTTCTTAATGAGTATTTGCTTTAATTTTGCGTACATCCTTGAACTCGTTTAGATTTTTTCCAGGGTATTAATTGTTTGAGTTGTCATAATTTccattattaaattaaatatattgaaGATAATATTGTGTCCATTGTTAAAACATTTCTTGATGCATTTGCTTTAACTATCCGTCTTTCCTGGGATTTTGGTCTTTGTCAGGAGCAGTCGGAGCCGGAGTCAGAGCCGGAGCCCTCCTCGTGGTTTTAGGCGGGATTCAGGCATTGATGACAGAAAAAGGATGAGGGTTGTAGGATCAACGCGACCGTGCAGAGATTTTGCTGTTGGTAAATGCAGAAGAGGCAGTCTTTGCAATTTTCTGCATCATGATAACCAAAATCGTGAGAATAGTTGGGAGGGTAAGCACAGGGAAGATAGAGCTCCCAGATACTCTGCTACGCATGAGAGAGGTGACCATTCTCTTAAGAGTGGTAGATCTATGCACGATAACGATTCTGACGGATATGGTAAAGTTTCTATGGATGAATTCACTAGAGAAAGGGAAGATAGAGCTCCCAGATATCCACCCCATGAGGACGGGGACCGTTCTCTTAAGAGGGGCAGATCTAGTGAAGTTTGTACAAATTTTGCAAAAGGCAGGTGTAGAATGGGAACATCTTGCAAGTTTGTGCATGATAACGATTCTGATGGATATGGCAAAGTTTGTATGGATGAATTCACTAGAGACAGGGAAATTGACAGAAGGCACAGAGATAATTCTTTTGAGCAGGGTGGCCGGCATGTGCCTAATCGCACTAGTGATACTCCTTGCAAATTTTTTGCTAATGGAAATTGTCGAAATGGTAAATTTTGTAAGTTTTCTCACGATAGGCAAGCATGTAGGAGCCCTAATAGAAGATTAAGGGATGATAGATGGGCAAGAAATCCAGGTAGAGATCATCAAATGTTGGATAGACAAAAATGGAGTGATTCCATGAGTCCAAATAGAAGGCCAAGAGATGATAGATGGGGTTCGGATGGCGATGTGGCTGATCCAGATAGAGTTGGGGACAGTCCAAAGCGAAATAATAAAGTTTCTGTCTCTGATACAACAAAGCTGATCGAGAATAAAAGTGGAAATGTAGATGCCACAGACCCAGGATTTACTACTTTATCTGTAACGGATGGATATGGGCATGAATTAGATAAGAGTGAGCTGCATGGTAAACCACCAATTTCAAGTGATACGAAGGAAGCTGATTGTTGGATAGAAGAAAATACCGGTGGCAACATGCACGGATCCCATTCAATAGTTACAAAAGACATTTGGCCAGGTGATGCAGAAATGTCTCCTGATTGGAATTATAAGACAGGACCTTCCAGCCATATGGAAGAACCTGGACAGAATAAGCACGGTATAAGGCAGGGTGGTACATATTTAGCCATCTCAGAACCCGACAGAGTACAACTTGCTCCAGGTAAACACGTACTTGATGTTCCTGTAACTGTGCAGCTTTTGTAAATTTAACCCAAATTTTAACAAGTATAATGTTGTTTCATTGGAATGTGATGATATATGTGAAAAATAGTTCCAAAGGTTCTCACACAGACCTAATATTTTCTACTGGTGTTTTTATAGGACAAAGCATCAATCAGAATGCACAGAATGTTAATCCTTTGCATACTTCCAGCTGCCATGAAGTTGAACAAAGTCAAGTGGATGTTCCCATTCTTCCTTCAAGTGGAGGAATTGTTGATGCTACACACAGACAAGAAGTATCTACTGAGAAAAAGTACACTGTGGAACCAAATATCACAGATTCAGGCTTATCACAAGTTAGGTCAATAAATCCTCCAACACAAAATGCCGTAAGCAATGAACAACTTGCTCAACTCACAACCTCTCTGGCTCATATCCTAGGAGCAGGTCAGCAGCTGCCGCAGCTATATGCTGCTTTAAATTCTCACGATTTAAAGGACAGTCCTTCTCAAGCAAAAACTCAAGTGCCTGCAATGCCTGTTTCAATCACATGCATCAATCCTGTTCCTGCCGTTGGATTCCCAAAGCAGTATGGTCCCGTGAATGATAGTATTGAGCAAAAAAATGCTGATGCAAGTGGTGTTCCCCCAGCCATCCCTCCAAGTAAAAATATTGCTGAAGTGGAAATTCTGTCACAGTTGTCTAACCCTGGAAAACAAAATTGTGGTGATTCTATTAAGGGTGCCTCCTCAGAACTTGTCAAGAGTGATAATCTAATCCATTTGCAGCCTGGTCAAAACACAGTGGTGAATAAGGATAACAATGAAGAGGTAGCTAAGGAAAGGAAAAATTCTGAAGATGGTCATAAAAGTACAAAAGAGAATGGTCCACAAAACACAGACCAAAATGCTAGGCCTGATGATGCCAAGCAAACAAAGGAGATGAAAGGGATTCGTACTTTTAAATTTGCATTGGCTGAGTTTGTTAAGGAGCTTCTGAAACCAGCATGGAAAGAAggtcaaataactaataaagaAGATTATAAAACCATTGTGAAGAAAGTTCTTGATAAAGTAACGGCTACCATGCAGGCGGCTAATATTCCTCAGACACAAGAGAAAATTGACCAATATTTGTCATTTTCAAAACCAAAGCTAAACAAACTTGTACAGGTCAGTCAGTGGTGGCAATTTATTACCATTTTGTTTTTAAAGAATTTCAGATCTTCTGCATTTTccttttaaatatgaaaatgaatttaggTGAAACTATGGAAATCATTGAATTTCTTGAAAGCTTAAAATTTATGTTATGGAATTGGGCCCTCGCTGACAAATGGGATAAATTTTGAGCAGAGAAAAGAAAAGTTCTGACccaaaattttatatatgtagatAAATTCAATCATCACACTTTTTGAAATCAATCAAAGTAGTTTTGACTTTGTTTTGTCCATCTTTTTCCAGATTGGACTATTGTTCCCTTAGGAATTAAAATTACGAGAGAAAGTCAGATATCTTATGTTGTTGAAAAAATTATGGCCCCCTTTAGATAATTTAACAGGTGTAAAGAAGACTTGTAGAAGTATTAATAAGGAGGGTACGCCAAATAGAGGATCGTCCAATTTAAAAAGGCGAGGGAGACCAAAGAAATCTATAGGTCAATCCATTAAatgatattgatattgatttaAATGATCAATACGTAGACATGGTTTGGTTTATTACATGACACTGACGTTGTTTGTTCCATGCTTCTGGCTTACAAGAAAAAGGCTTGCTGCTGCTGCCGTTTGCTAATAAAAGTTTACCCAAATTCTTAAATTTTATCCATtatctagtttttttttgccgTTTTAACAAAATCTCACGGGACATTATTTTCTCTATTAAAaacatcaaattcaaattcaaattgaacTTACACTTTTCATTTTCTGCTAATTGATCTTAATTCTGAGCTCTATAAGACTGTAATTGTTGACGAATATGTAGATATGTATTTCAAATGTCTAAGCTGTATTTTGCTGTTAAGAGACATATGTTAGCTTCTGTATCTGCATTTGCGTTTACATTTGAGACATTTTCTTTTCTCAATGTTTGATGGGTTTGAAACTACTACTATTTGATTGCTTGTTGCCTTTCCATCTTGTCCCATAATTCTTCTCTTTTATGTTGCAGGCATATGTGGAAAAGGTTCAGAAGCCCCAGTGAAATTACACAATTTGGCTGccaaatttactatttattgtCTTCAATGTGCACTATTCCTTCTTACCTCTGGAATTCTTTCGCCTTTTGTTTGTGTACCTTGTTCCTTATCTTTGCAGCTGTTGCGGATGTTTAAGAGCtttcgtttttgtttttaataatttttctttgtttttgtcgGATGAAATTGCCGAGTATCTACTCCCGTTAGTTTGCAACTTAAATGTCAGGCAATTGGTATGtagtttttcttttcaaaaccaGTGATCATGAgacatccatttttttt
This portion of the Trifolium pratense cultivar HEN17-A07 linkage group LG3, ARS_RC_1.1, whole genome shotgun sequence genome encodes:
- the LOC123916287 gene encoding zinc finger CCCH domain-containing protein 38-like isoform X1 yields the protein MSETGRKRSSKWDLSDEHRQMRSGWSSADVAGNNSSKWAYSEGNDKLRPVMGYSSKESFSGGRGSYEDDAMNEDHRILDTRREWNTDGSYSKKRSPWQEEWEPKRRSQSPINGWNRSSRSRSQSRSPPRGFRRDSGIDDRKRMRVVGSTRPCRDFAVGKCRRGSLCNFLHHDNQNRENSWEGKHREDRAPRYSATHERGDHSLKSGRSMHDNDSDGYGKVSMDEFTREREDRAPRYPPHEDGDRSLKRGRSSEVCTNFAKGRCRMGTSCKFVHDNDSDGYGKVCMDEFTRDREIDRRHRDNSFEQGGRHVPNRTSDTPCKFFANGNCRNGKFCKFSHDRQACRSPNRRLRDDRWARNPGRDHQMLDRQKWSDSMSPNRRPRDDRWGSDGDVADPDRVGDSPKRNNKVSVSDTTKLIENKSGNVDATDPGFTTLSVTDGYGHELDKSELHGKPPISSDTKEADCWIEENTGGNMHGSHSIVTKDIWPGDAEMSPDWNYKTGPSSHMEEPGQNKHGIRQGGTYLAISEPDRVQLAPGQSINQNAQNVNPLHTSSCHEVEQSQVDVPILPSSGGIVDATHRQEVSTEKKYTVEPNITDSGLSQVRSINPPTQNAVSNEQLAQLTTSLAHILGAGQQLPQLYAALNSHDLKDSPSQAKTQVPAMPVSITCINPVPAVGFPKQYGPVNDSIEQKNADASGVPPAIPPSKNIAEVEILSQLSNPGKQNCGDSIKGASSELVKSDNLIHLQPGQNTVVNKDNNEEVAKERKNSEDGHKSTKENGPQNTDQNARPDDAKQTKEMKGIRTFKFALAEFVKELLKPAWKEGQITNKEDYKTIVKKVLDKVTATMQAANIPQTQEKIDQYLSFSKPKLNKLVQAYVEKVQKPQ
- the LOC123916287 gene encoding zinc finger CCCH domain-containing protein 38-like isoform X2; the protein is MSETGRKRSSKWDLSDEHRQMRSGWSSADVAGNNSSKWAYSEGNDKLRPVMGYSSKESFSGGRGSYEDDAMNEDHRILDTRREWNTDGSYSKKRSPWQEEWEPKRRSQSPINGWNSRSRSQSRSPPRGFRRDSGIDDRKRMRVVGSTRPCRDFAVGKCRRGSLCNFLHHDNQNRENSWEGKHREDRAPRYSATHERGDHSLKSGRSMHDNDSDGYGKVSMDEFTREREDRAPRYPPHEDGDRSLKRGRSSEVCTNFAKGRCRMGTSCKFVHDNDSDGYGKVCMDEFTRDREIDRRHRDNSFEQGGRHVPNRTSDTPCKFFANGNCRNGKFCKFSHDRQACRSPNRRLRDDRWARNPGRDHQMLDRQKWSDSMSPNRRPRDDRWGSDGDVADPDRVGDSPKRNNKVSVSDTTKLIENKSGNVDATDPGFTTLSVTDGYGHELDKSELHGKPPISSDTKEADCWIEENTGGNMHGSHSIVTKDIWPGDAEMSPDWNYKTGPSSHMEEPGQNKHGIRQGGTYLAISEPDRVQLAPGQSINQNAQNVNPLHTSSCHEVEQSQVDVPILPSSGGIVDATHRQEVSTEKKYTVEPNITDSGLSQVRSINPPTQNAVSNEQLAQLTTSLAHILGAGQQLPQLYAALNSHDLKDSPSQAKTQVPAMPVSITCINPVPAVGFPKQYGPVNDSIEQKNADASGVPPAIPPSKNIAEVEILSQLSNPGKQNCGDSIKGASSELVKSDNLIHLQPGQNTVVNKDNNEEVAKERKNSEDGHKSTKENGPQNTDQNARPDDAKQTKEMKGIRTFKFALAEFVKELLKPAWKEGQITNKEDYKTIVKKVLDKVTATMQAANIPQTQEKIDQYLSFSKPKLNKLVQAYVEKVQKPQ